The following proteins come from a genomic window of Desulfuromonas sp.:
- a CDS encoding efflux RND transporter periplasmic adaptor subunit — translation MMKTFRYVASAVMMAVIVAASPMAIQLGDHRHDGWLSAAHAAEKYTCGMHPMIVVDEPGDCPICGMALTPLKASDTSAAETPAERKIKYWVAPMDPTFIRDEPGKSPMGMDLVPVYEDQATGGTIITIDPVTSQNMGIRTGKVERRTLQRTIKTVGNVDYMEPKQYTVNTKINGWVENLYVDETGQQVKKGQKLLEIYSPELVTAQEEYLLALANLQGVRNSPFPEIVDGARRLLDASRNRLKYWDVSDRQIKTLEEDGKASRTLAIHSPYKGIVTRKNVESGMYVKGGMELFKIADISRVWINADIYEYELPWVRVGQAVDITLPFVGGKTLHGKISYIYPYVETKTRTVTARIELANKDRELKPDMFVNVRIQSDAVVDALSIPAEAVLHSGEKQTVFVALAGGKFEPRQVKTGVQDEDGYIEIVQGVFEGERVVTSAQFMLDSESKLREAIAKMLEPEKAATEADGSADENLDDLFGDEPKKDENLDDLFK, via the coding sequence ATGATGAAGACGTTCCGATATGTTGCCTCAGCCGTGATGATGGCAGTAATTGTCGCAGCTTCGCCGATGGCAATTCAGCTTGGCGACCACCGGCATGACGGCTGGCTCTCGGCAGCCCACGCCGCGGAGAAATACACCTGCGGCATGCACCCGATGATCGTCGTTGACGAGCCGGGGGATTGTCCGATCTGCGGCATGGCGTTGACCCCGCTCAAGGCGAGCGATACGTCCGCAGCGGAGACCCCGGCCGAGCGCAAAATAAAATACTGGGTAGCGCCGATGGATCCGACCTTTATTCGCGATGAGCCGGGCAAGTCACCGATGGGGATGGACCTGGTTCCGGTTTATGAAGACCAGGCAACCGGCGGAACGATCATCACTATCGATCCGGTGACCTCGCAGAACATGGGGATCAGAACCGGCAAGGTCGAGCGGCGGACCCTGCAGCGGACAATCAAGACGGTCGGCAATGTCGATTACATGGAGCCGAAACAGTACACGGTCAACACCAAGATCAATGGCTGGGTCGAAAATCTTTATGTCGATGAAACCGGACAGCAGGTCAAAAAGGGACAGAAACTGCTCGAAATCTACAGCCCGGAACTGGTGACGGCCCAGGAGGAATACCTGCTGGCCCTGGCCAATTTACAAGGTGTTCGGAACAGCCCGTTCCCCGAAATCGTCGACGGCGCCCGGCGCCTGCTTGATGCGTCACGCAACCGACTCAAATACTGGGATGTCAGTGATCGGCAGATCAAAACCCTGGAGGAAGATGGCAAGGCCAGTCGTACCCTGGCAATTCATTCCCCCTACAAGGGAATTGTGACTCGCAAGAATGTTGAAAGCGGCATGTATGTGAAGGGTGGTATGGAGCTGTTCAAGATTGCCGATATCTCGCGGGTCTGGATTAATGCCGATATTTATGAGTACGAACTCCCCTGGGTCAGGGTCGGCCAGGCGGTCGACATCACCCTGCCTTTTGTCGGCGGCAAAACCCTGCACGGCAAAATTTCATATATCTATCCCTATGTCGAAACAAAGACCCGGACCGTAACGGCGCGGATTGAGCTTGCTAATAAAGATCGCGAACTGAAGCCGGATATGTTCGTCAATGTCCGGATTCAGTCGGACGCCGTGGTTGATGCCTTGAGCATTCCGGCCGAGGCGGTTCTCCATTCCGGCGAAAAACAGACAGTCTTTGTCGCCCTCGCAGGCGGCAAGTTTGAACCGCGTCAGGTCAAAACCGGTGTTCAGGATGAAGATGGATATATCGAGATCGTGCAAGGCGTGTTTGAAGGTGAACGGGTAGTCACCAGCGCCCAGTTCATGCTCGATTCGGAGAGCAAGCTGCGTGAAGCAATCGCCAAGATGCTGGAGCCGGAAAAAGCTGCT